Genomic segment of Osmia bicornis bicornis chromosome 2, iOsmBic2.1, whole genome shotgun sequence:
ATACTTACTAGCTTTCCTTTTGACACCGGAAACAACGTGCTTACTAGAACTAAGCGAATTTATGATGTCGTAACAGGATGGAGTTTTCGTTCGTTTTGTAGGTCTATTTGCGGATTCGGCTTTACTTTGTGGCGACGCATCCTCTTCTGATTTCAATGATTCTTCTTCTCTACTCCTCTTCTGCTTCGTTTCATACTCCTCTTTTGCTTGCTCAAATTCTTTGTTAATTAAACTCTCTGTTCGCTGCTTTTTCGCTAGATCGGAAGCAACATCTTCTTTCGTCGCGCGTCTCTTTAGCGGTATCGCTCTTAAAGATTGAGTGACGCTAGGAGAAGAATAGCTATTATCCGGGTGATGCGAGTTCGAGAAAATTTTCTGCTTCGATGGTGGAGAATATCGAATGGTATGAGGTGGAGCTACTCTAACTGTTACCGGAGTTTTCGGTCTCACAGACTTGGCGTTTATCAACGGCACTGGACTAGCGTGAAGATTAACTTTCGGAAATTGTCCTACTCGATATTGCGACTGGTGCATCAACTTGTTGTTTGCTTCTGCCGCGTATTTCGTTAACCTAGTTGTAAGTCCTGGAGAATTTACGTCGCTGTATATTctgtaatgaaattaaaaatttgtaaaaccGCTTAAAGTTACAATAAAGTATAACAAATATACTTGCCTTTGATCTATATTGTATCTGGTTGACGATAATAAAGGTCCTCCAATTGCTTGAGCACCTCTTAGCTCGTTTATGCTTGCATCCATTTTAGGACTTAAGCCGGTATCCCACATCGAGCCTTCTGAATTGTAATACGTAGAATCTTCCCGTGCCAAGGCATGATTCTGCCTGTACGCAGGGGATAATTTCTTTGACAAACTTTGATTCGGGGATAATAACCCAAATGTCTGATTTTCCAATTCCTCCTTGTTCCTTGGAAACATTGGCATTACGGTATGATTGCCAAGAGGGCTATGCTCGTAAGATGAATGACCAGAATTGTGATAATATTTGTTCTTGGGGCTGATATTGTTCGAAATATCAGTTTTCTGTACATCTTTTGAAATCGGGCTAAGCTGTGCAATCGAACCAAAGCTCGAGGAATTACTTCTAGTGGGATAAGTATCGTCGCTTAGCTGGTAACGTGTTCCACGACGTCTTTCCATCCTAAATTTGGTTAAGTTTCGTTCCCGAAAACGGCGACTCACGATCCTCCGAAACTGACGAATGTattcatatatgtatttaacgATACGCTGAACGCTCGCACAAACTTCAAGAGAAATGTGTTTGCAGTAATCGAATAGAAGGAACGCGTGCGGCGACAATAAGCTGTCGTTGACGATCAAAGAGTAGCACGCATAGATAGTAAGGAATAATGAAATCGTAAGAATAAGAATCGGACCCCAAACGTTGTAAAGAAACACGCACCCACTCAACACGCTTACTAATGTAATAACACTCCGACTTCCTAAATCCCACATATTACTTTAAACAAGTAACCTCTCCATGTTTGAAAAGAGCACACTCACCGAATCACCGGAACCTTACTGTACTAAGTCAACGACATTATCGACGTAGCAGTTACTACGTAATTCAATGTACTGTCTTTTTTCACGACTATTTCCTATAAActtattttaaaacattttcacAGAAATTTCGCAATTTGGTAGTAATTAAATGAACACAAATAAATTCTCGCGAAAGCATTTATCACCATTAAAACGATCTATTTTACGTTATTACGAAACGGCGTTGCATGGCGGTCAAATATTTCGTTCCCTCGAATTGACTCGCTTGCCGCGCCATCTTTCATTTCATAATGTTGCACGGATTCGGCGGTtatcttttaaaatttaaataacgaAATCTATGAAATAACTTTACACATTAATTACTGAATATAACATACATGTGTATTACGACGTAGTAACTACGACGTAGTAACTGCATTACTGTCATAATTATTTCTAGATTTCCAAAATAATGAGGAGGAAAATTCTGTTAATCAAATTTTTACCTAGTATCGAAGAATTTATCGTGTAGTGGcaatgattcttttttttttgttcctttAGAAACATtaaagaaatacaaatattatcttgaaaaataaatttagttGAACACACTCAATTCGGCGTCCCTCTAGAAAATATGGCGGTCTAAACCAGCTAGGGTGAACATGAACTGATGCGTTTCGTTGTTCTTGGTCCGAAGTCCACTCGTTTCAGTTTTCATGCTAGTAGTGCACGTGGAAATTCCTCGTGATAACAATAAGGAGAGGAGCAAAAGATACACGTCCTGCTGATCAATTATAATAACATTCTGAATCATAGTTTAAATCATGTCGTGGCTTTTCGGATATCGTAACGCGCAACCACAAGATTTTTCACAATTCGCACAACCACCGGCATCCGGCGGTGCGATTGGCGGTGGAGATGATTTTCATCATCCACCACCGAGAACTCAAATGGAACCTTATCGATTTGATTCGACCGCTTTGGAAAGAGCAGCATCGGCTGCTAAGGAACTTGAAAGATCCGGTACGATCGATTACTTACTTTAGGTTTTTCTGTTCAATGAAAATGTTACACGAGGTTACGTAAGCAGAAAACGATTGCTTAGGTTAAGGGCCTCGTGTTCCCGATGACATGATGCTGCTCCGTACTATGACACCATACAATGATGATGCAACAAATTATCctagaaagaaattaaaaacagaagattcatgaatgaaaataatcaCGATACGAGaaactaaaaatattattcaaagaTTATGAACACCTGTACAATGTCTAACGTTCTTATCACGATTTTAACTCGTCGATTGCTCCCCAGACTTTGtccattttttgttttataaaagaaacgatttttttaaataaaatgtagaCTTACTATCTAAAATACTATCTAAGAACATTAGAAGAATTTTTAACTAAACATTCTTGtgcttcttttattttcatagcACACGCAAAAGAAGCATTGGAACTTTCGAAATTGCAAGAGGCTACTAAGCAAATGGAAAGACAAGCAGaggtaaaaaaatatgaagcAGGCATAGAGCAAATGAAAGCGGAACAAAAACGCGTAGAAGGAGAAGAGAGGAGAAAATCCTTACAAGAAGAGACTAAGCAACATCAAATGAGAGCTCAGTATCAAGATCAACTTGCAAGGAAACGATACGACGATCAACTGATACAGCAGCAAAGAATGAACGACGAGAATTTGAGGAGGCAGGAGGAATCTGTAGCGAAACAAGAAGCCATGAGGAAAGCTACGATAGAACACGAAATGGAATTGAGGCacagaaatgaaatgaaaaagttggAAGCAGAGGTGAAAGCCAAAGCGAAAATAGACAGAGAGAATCAAGATTTAAACTTAGAACAAATTAGAGTAAAAGCATCTGAAAAGAGAGTGACGGTATTGGAATCGATAAAGTGAGTAATGACGGGCAAAGGGTCGATAAACATTGATATACATTTATCGAATATTGTTTTCAGAACCGCTGGTTCGGTGTTAGGCTCCGGTATGACAGCATTCCTACAAGACTGGGACAAAATTCTCGCTGCCACCGGAGGTTTATCTCTGTTGGCTTTCGGCGTCTATACCGCAAAAGGCTCGACGGGTATAGCGGCACGGTACATTGAATCACGTTTAGGAAAACCATCGTTGGTTCGAGAAACGTCTAGGTTTACGGTTTTGGATACGTTACAGCATCCAATCCAGGCGGTAAAGAAACTAAAAAGTAAGCAGACCGATGCTCTGTC
This window contains:
- the LOC114879817 gene encoding ATPase family AAA domain-containing protein 3A homolog is translated as MSWLFGYRNAQPQDFSQFAQPPASGGAIGGGDDFHHPPPRTQMEPYRFDSTALERAASAAKELERSAHAKEALELSKLQEATKQMERQAEVKKYEAGIEQMKAEQKRVEGEERRKSLQEETKQHQMRAQYQDQLARKRYDDQLIQQQRMNDENLRRQEESVAKQEAMRKATIEHEMELRHRNEMKKLEAEVKAKAKIDRENQDLNLEQIRVKASEKRVTVLESIKTAGSVLGSGMTAFLQDWDKILAATGGLSLLAFGVYTAKGSTGIAARYIESRLGKPSLVRETSRFTVLDTLQHPIQAVKKLKSKQTDALSGVVLAPKLEERLRDIAIATKNTKQNRGMYRNILMHGPPGTGKTMFAKKLAEHSGMDYAIVTGGDLAPLGRDGVTAIHKVFDWAATSRKGLLLFIDEADAFLRKRSSEHISEDLRAMLNAFLYRTGEQSSKFMLVLASNTPEQFDWAVNDRLDEMVEFRLPGREERERLVRLYFDKFVLQPAIEGNKRLKVAQFDYGMLCSKVANMAEGMSGRELAKLAVTWQAAAYASEDGVLTEQMILDKCTEAIKQHRQKVQWQSEQEKQESKSIYATEKELDVKPIKSKPMIEAATPEASSVATA